In bacterium, a single genomic region encodes these proteins:
- a CDS encoding type II toxin-antitoxin system MqsA family antitoxin: MKKCPVCRMGEVGPGKATLTLERGGTTVVVRNVPAAVCRNCGEEFIDEEITKNVMGEAEHAVRTGVQVEVREYKAA; encoded by the coding sequence ATGAAAAAGTGTCCAGTATGTCGTATGGGTGAAGTTGGACCTGGGAAGGCAACCTTGACCCTCGAGAGGGGTGGGACTACCGTGGTGGTGCGCAACGTCCCCGCCGCCGTCTGCCGGAATTGCGGCGAGGAGTTCATCGACGAGGAGATCACCAAAAATGTGATGGGCGAGGCGGAACATGCGGTCCGTACCGGTGTGCAGGTGGAGGTTCGAGAGTACAAGGCTGCCTGA